GTCTGGCGGTGGAGCTGCGGACGGAGGGCGAGCCGGTGCCGCTGCCCCCCGGCGTGGACCTCTCGGCCTACCGGATCGTCCAGGAAGCCCTGACGAACGTCCTCAAGCACGCCCGCGCGAGCCACGCCGAGGTGGTCGTCTGCTACCGCACGGGCGAACTCGAGCTTGAGGTCAGCGACGACGGCCGCGGCCCGGCGGCCGCCGCCGCCGGTCACGGCCTGGTCGGCATGCGCGAGCGCGTCGCGCTCTACGGAGGGGTCCTGGAGGCGGGCCGGCGCGACGGCGGCGGCTACCGACTACACGCCCGCCTGCGCTTCGAGCCGGTGCCCGCATGACCATCGGCGTGCTGATCGCCGACGACCAGGCGCTGGTCCGCGCCGGCTTCCGCAAGCTCCTCGAGTCCGAACAGGGCCTCCGCGTGGTGGCCGAGGCCGCCGACGGCCTCGAGGCCGTCGCGCTGACACAGCGCCTGCAACCCGACGTCGTCTTGATGGACATCCGCATGCCCAGGCTCGACGGGCTGGAGGCGACCCGTCGCCTGCTCGACGGGCCGACCAGGACCCGCGTGGTGATCCTGACCACCTTCGACCTCGACGAGTACGTGTTCGACGCCCTCACCGCCGGCGCGAGCGGCTTCCTGCTGAAAGACTCCCCACCCGAACAGCTCATCGCCGCGATCCACGTAGTCGCGGGCGGCGAGGCGCTCCTGGCGCCCTCGATCACCCGCCGGCTGATCGAGGAGTTCGTGCGCCGACCCGTACCGCGCTCTGGCCCGCCCAGCCGGCTGGCCGGGCTCACTGCCCGGGAGCTCGACGTCCTCAAGCTGCTCGCGCGCGGCCTGTCCAACGCCGAAATCGCCGCCGAGCTGATCCTGGGTGAGGCGACGGTGAAGACCCACGTCGGGAACCTACTGATGAAGCTCGGCCTTCGTGACCGCGTGCAGGCCGTCGTCCTCGCCTACGAGTCCG
The sequence above is drawn from the Actinomycetes bacterium genome and encodes:
- a CDS encoding response regulator transcription factor, translating into MTIGVLIADDQALVRAGFRKLLESEQGLRVVAEAADGLEAVALTQRLQPDVVLMDIRMPRLDGLEATRRLLDGPTRTRVVILTTFDLDEYVFDALTAGASGFLLKDSPPEQLIAAIHVVAGGEALLAPSITRRLIEEFVRRPVPRSGPPSRLAGLTARELDVLKLLARGLSNAEIAAELILGEATVKTHVGNLLMKLGLRDRVQAVVLAYESGLVQPGGA